A single Polynucleobacter acidiphobus DNA region contains:
- the lnt gene encoding apolipoprotein N-acyltransferase has translation MQSSRLQANPIIYSALLVFLGVLLAVASELPFSGYIQIVLFAYTLYILNRGSETKSSQAFRDGFLLGLGYFVIALWWIFISLHDVGGMAIWLSSLAVLALASLMAVYFGLANLIAKQVTHSAWRSLAIPAAWVLTEYLRGQIFTGFPWMGFAESQVNGPFANIAPYLGGLACTFLFIWAALQLSQPRLKSIAVVLGVVAIVQVLGIWSFTSPKDSPITVRLIQGNFEQSLKFNPAEILKQIHFYRDQIIKAPADLIIVPETAFPWPEPDIPDQSMERIQAFVNETDSHVLLGLIGKIAKGDTAVQYSNRVSGFSKQQPIYHYDKHHLVPFGEFIPPGFQWFVDAFKVPMSDFARGSIDQAPFSIRPRSNPDRPLYAAISICYEDIFGNEIATRIRNSREPVNLLVNVTNLAWFGQSQAPMQQLRLSQLRSLETGLPSLRATNTGITAVIDERGRVIASLPQFVQGELDIRVQAFEGRTPYVIWGNWPILIWVLFALGIGYWRRTRPN, from the coding sequence TTGCAAAGTAGTCGTCTTCAGGCCAACCCCATTATTTATAGCGCCTTACTAGTTTTTTTAGGGGTTCTCTTAGCGGTCGCGAGTGAGCTTCCCTTTAGTGGCTATATTCAAATAGTCTTATTTGCTTACACTTTATACATACTTAACAGGGGCAGCGAGACCAAATCTAGTCAGGCATTTCGGGATGGATTCTTACTCGGTCTTGGTTATTTTGTAATCGCTCTTTGGTGGATTTTTATTAGTCTGCACGATGTCGGTGGCATGGCGATATGGTTATCAAGCCTTGCTGTTCTTGCCCTAGCCAGTCTAATGGCGGTCTACTTTGGATTGGCCAATCTGATTGCAAAGCAAGTCACTCATTCTGCGTGGCGATCCCTCGCGATCCCTGCAGCGTGGGTACTAACTGAATATTTACGAGGTCAGATTTTTACTGGCTTTCCATGGATGGGGTTTGCCGAGTCGCAAGTGAATGGTCCATTTGCAAATATCGCACCCTACTTGGGTGGCCTAGCTTGTACCTTTTTATTTATCTGGGCCGCCTTGCAATTGAGTCAGCCCCGGCTCAAAAGTATCGCTGTTGTATTGGGGGTGGTTGCAATTGTCCAGGTTTTGGGAATTTGGTCGTTCACTAGCCCCAAAGACTCACCCATTACGGTGCGACTGATTCAGGGCAACTTTGAACAAAGCCTCAAATTTAATCCCGCTGAAATCCTAAAACAAATCCATTTTTATCGGGATCAAATTATTAAAGCCCCAGCCGATTTGATCATTGTCCCTGAGACCGCGTTTCCTTGGCCCGAACCAGACATTCCCGATCAATCGATGGAACGTATTCAAGCGTTTGTAAATGAAACCGATAGTCATGTATTGCTCGGCTTAATTGGCAAAATTGCCAAAGGCGACACTGCGGTTCAGTATTCCAATCGGGTCAGTGGCTTTTCTAAGCAACAGCCTATCTACCACTACGATAAACATCACTTGGTTCCGTTTGGCGAATTTATTCCTCCTGGTTTTCAGTGGTTTGTGGATGCATTTAAAGTACCGATGAGTGACTTTGCCAGAGGATCGATTGATCAAGCACCATTTTCAATTCGCCCCCGCTCCAATCCAGATCGTCCACTTTATGCGGCCATCTCAATTTGCTACGAAGATATTTTTGGCAACGAAATCGCCACCCGAATTCGTAATAGTAGAGAACCAGTTAATCTTTTAGTGAACGTTACAAACTTGGCTTGGTTTGGCCAATCGCAAGCCCCCATGCAGCAATTACGTCTCTCCCAATTGCGCTCTCTAGAAACTGGCTTACCCAGTTTACGCGCCACGAATACCGGGATCACTGCGGTGATTGATGAGCGCGGACGAGTCATAGCAAGCCTTCCGCAATTTGTGCAGGGCGAACTTGATATTCGAGTGCAAGCCTTCGAAGGACGGACGCCTTATGTGATCTGGGGCAATTGGCCGATTTTGATCTGGGTACTTTTTGCCCTGGGGATTGGCTATTGGCGGAGAACGCGACCGAACTGA
- the glyQ gene encoding glycine--tRNA ligase subunit alpha: MLTFQQIILKLQDYWDQQGCALLQPIDLEVGAGTSHTATFLRAIGPEPWKAAYVQPSRRPKDGRYGENPNRLQHYYQYQVVLKPAPANILDLYLGSLKALGLDLKQNDIRFVEDDWENPTLGAWGLGWEVWLNGMEVTQFTYFQQVGGLDCKPVLGEITYGIERLAMYLQNCSNVFDLVWTDGVTYGDVYHQNEVEQSRYNFEHSNTDFLFANFNQYESEAKRLMEQSLALPAYEMVLKAAHTFNLLDARGAISVTERAAYIGRIRNLSRLVAQAYYESREQLGFPMLQTKAH; the protein is encoded by the coding sequence ATGCTAACGTTTCAACAAATTATTCTCAAACTTCAAGATTATTGGGACCAACAGGGTTGTGCGCTGTTGCAACCCATCGATCTCGAAGTGGGGGCCGGTACCTCGCATACAGCTACTTTTTTGCGAGCCATTGGTCCTGAACCATGGAAAGCAGCTTATGTTCAACCTTCACGCCGTCCCAAGGATGGTCGTTATGGTGAAAACCCAAATCGCTTGCAACACTACTACCAATACCAAGTTGTTTTAAAACCAGCGCCTGCCAACATCTTGGATTTATATCTAGGCTCCTTAAAGGCTTTGGGGCTTGATCTGAAGCAAAACGATATTCGTTTCGTAGAAGACGACTGGGAGAACCCAACCTTAGGGGCGTGGGGCCTTGGCTGGGAAGTTTGGCTCAATGGGATGGAAGTGACTCAATTTACCTATTTTCAGCAAGTGGGTGGCTTAGATTGCAAACCCGTATTGGGTGAGATTACCTATGGAATTGAACGCTTAGCGATGTACTTGCAAAATTGCTCCAATGTGTTTGATCTCGTCTGGACAGACGGCGTGACCTATGGTGATGTGTATCACCAAAATGAAGTGGAACAGTCGCGCTATAACTTTGAGCACTCCAATACAGACTTCCTGTTTGCAAACTTTAATCAGTACGAAAGCGAAGCGAAGCGCTTAATGGAGCAATCGCTTGCATTACCTGCGTATGAGATGGTTTTAAAAGCAGCCCATACATTTAATCTGCTTGATGCGCGTGGGGCGATTTCAGTAACAGAGCGTGCTGCCTATATTGGACGTATTCGCAATCTGTCGCGCTTGGTCGCGCAAGCGTATTACGAATCACGTGAACAACTAGGCTTTCCCATGTTGCAAACTAAAGCGCATTAA
- the glyS gene encoding glycine--tRNA ligase subunit beta yields MNRLPLLLELFTEELPPKSLKRLGESLSQSIYESLKKAQLLSSSSTCQSFASPRRLAVLISDVLDQAPDYPVREKLLPLSIAYDAQGKPSQALTKKLASLGHPDTPLDQLERSGEGKNEALYLNTIATGARLESALQSALVDAIEQLPIAKMMHYQIEAQLGAIEEVQFARPVHRIIALHGSKTLAIHALGIDANNQTEGHRFLSPGIITIGDAQQYEPQLEAAKVIPSFAKRRAYIKSELQKAANGLRVLMPDALLDEVTALVEYPAIYTCEFDPEFLEVPQECLILTMQTNQKYFALTDQNGKLSNRFLIVSNIQTDQPESIISGNERVIRPRLADARFFYLQDQKRTLESRIPDLAKVIYHNQLGNQLQRSERVRALANEIASSLNQAGFELKLQEVDRAAQLAKADLLTDMVGEFPELQGVMGRYYALANDEAPDIASACYEHYLPRFAGDSLPETLVGTVLAIADKLETIVGIWGVGLAPTGDKDPYALRRHALGICRLLLEKNLPLNLKQLIGLAKQQFSNLVLKVEVDEEVIYQFILDRLKAYLKDQAVDGATFSPLEIDAVLSTHPQKLNDLIARLLAIRSFNQLPQAAALAGANKRISNILKKVDGKVSTEIKPSLLSIAAEKNLYTALTQLQPRLDQKLQAQQLIDLLQDLVSLSEPVDQFFADVMVMDENIELRNNRLALLQRLHQQMNLVADIGKLA; encoded by the coding sequence ATGAACCGTCTCCCCTTACTGCTCGAGCTATTCACCGAAGAGCTTCCCCCAAAATCACTCAAACGTTTAGGCGAATCCCTATCGCAATCGATCTACGAAAGTTTAAAGAAAGCGCAATTGCTAAGTTCCAGTAGCACCTGTCAGTCATTTGCCAGCCCAAGACGTTTAGCAGTCCTGATTAGTGATGTTTTGGATCAGGCTCCCGATTATCCGGTGCGAGAGAAACTCTTGCCACTCTCAATTGCCTATGATGCGCAAGGTAAACCCAGTCAAGCGCTTACCAAAAAGTTGGCAAGCTTGGGTCACCCCGATACTCCGCTCGATCAATTAGAACGTAGCGGTGAAGGTAAAAATGAGGCACTTTATTTAAATACAATTGCCACAGGCGCGCGTCTGGAATCAGCTTTGCAATCGGCCTTAGTAGACGCAATCGAGCAATTACCAATCGCAAAGATGATGCATTACCAGATCGAAGCGCAATTAGGTGCCATTGAAGAAGTCCAATTTGCGAGACCCGTACACCGCATCATTGCATTACACGGATCGAAGACTCTTGCAATCCATGCTTTGGGGATTGATGCAAATAATCAAACTGAAGGCCATCGTTTTTTATCACCTGGAATTATTACCATTGGTGACGCGCAGCAATACGAACCCCAACTTGAGGCTGCAAAAGTAATCCCGTCATTTGCCAAACGCCGCGCTTATATTAAATCGGAGTTACAAAAGGCTGCCAATGGCCTGCGGGTTTTAATGCCAGACGCTCTTTTGGATGAGGTCACCGCCTTGGTGGAGTATCCGGCGATCTATACCTGCGAGTTTGATCCTGAGTTTTTGGAAGTTCCTCAGGAATGCTTGATTCTGACAATGCAAACCAATCAGAAATACTTTGCCTTAACTGATCAAAACGGCAAACTAAGCAATCGTTTCCTCATCGTCTCGAATATACAAACGGATCAACCAGAGTCAATTATTTCTGGGAATGAGCGCGTTATTCGCCCCCGTTTGGCCGACGCGCGCTTCTTTTATCTGCAAGATCAGAAGCGCACTCTAGAATCGCGCATTCCTGATTTAGCCAAGGTGATTTATCACAACCAATTAGGAAATCAGCTGCAACGCTCAGAACGAGTCCGAGCATTAGCCAATGAAATTGCTAGTAGCCTCAATCAAGCTGGATTTGAGCTTAAGCTTCAAGAGGTTGACCGTGCCGCACAACTCGCCAAAGCTGATCTATTAACGGATATGGTTGGCGAGTTCCCGGAACTACAAGGGGTTATGGGTCGCTACTACGCCTTGGCAAATGATGAAGCACCGGATATCGCTTCCGCGTGTTACGAGCACTATCTTCCTCGATTTGCGGGGGACTCTCTACCGGAAACCTTGGTGGGAACCGTATTGGCGATCGCCGATAAGTTAGAAACTATTGTTGGAATTTGGGGTGTCGGTCTTGCTCCCACAGGTGATAAGGACCCCTATGCATTGCGACGCCATGCCTTAGGGATTTGCCGACTGCTATTGGAAAAGAATTTGCCACTCAATCTCAAGCAACTCATTGGGCTTGCGAAGCAACAGTTTTCAAATCTAGTTTTGAAGGTTGAGGTTGATGAAGAAGTTATCTATCAGTTTATTCTGGATCGATTAAAAGCATATTTAAAAGATCAAGCCGTTGATGGCGCCACATTTAGCCCCTTAGAGATTGATGCGGTCCTGAGCACCCATCCGCAAAAACTCAACGATCTAATTGCACGTTTACTAGCCATTCGAAGTTTTAATCAATTACCGCAAGCAGCCGCGCTTGCTGGAGCCAATAAGCGAATTAGTAACATCCTGAAGAAGGTTGATGGCAAAGTGAGTACGGAGATCAAACCAAGTCTACTCAGCATTGCAGCAGAAAAGAATTTATACACGGCTCTTACTCAACTGCAACCGCGCCTCGATCAGAAGCTCCAAGCCCAACAATTGATTGATCTATTGCAAGATCTGGTCTCACTCAGTGAGCCGGTGGATCAATTCTTTGCAGATGTCATGGTAATGGATGAGAACATCGAGCTTCGAAATAATCGTCTTGCCCTACTGCAACGCCTCCACCAACAAATGAATTTAGTCGCCGATATTGGCAAACTTGCATGA
- the gmhB gene encoding D-glycero-beta-D-manno-heptose 1,7-bisphosphate 7-phosphatase, with amino-acid sequence MTLKVDKLIILDRDGVINQDRDDYVKSCDEWIPIPNSLEAIALLSQAGYTLTIATNQSGIARGYYTLSELHAMHQKMMDLLKPLSGKIDSIFFCPHTDADQCACRKPKPGLMQQIANRYLKSPANPALPLSSVPIVGDSLRDLLAGTALGATPHLVLTGKGRGIKRAELPSNTQIHEDLMGFARSILAQS; translated from the coding sequence ATGACCCTTAAAGTCGATAAGCTCATTATTTTGGATCGTGATGGTGTGATTAATCAAGATCGCGATGATTATGTGAAGTCATGCGATGAGTGGATTCCGATTCCTAATAGCTTAGAAGCGATTGCCTTACTTTCTCAAGCAGGCTATACCCTCACGATTGCCACCAACCAATCGGGTATCGCACGCGGCTATTACACCTTAAGTGAATTGCATGCGATGCACCAAAAAATGATGGATTTGCTTAAACCATTGAGTGGCAAGATTGATAGTATTTTCTTTTGTCCCCATACCGATGCCGATCAATGCGCTTGCCGTAAGCCTAAACCGGGCTTAATGCAGCAAATTGCAAATCGATATTTAAAAAGTCCTGCAAATCCTGCGTTGCCATTAAGCAGTGTTCCGATCGTGGGCGACTCATTGCGCGATCTTTTGGCTGGAACGGCCCTTGGTGCGACTCCGCACTTGGTCCTAACGGGGAAAGGTCGTGGTATTAAGAGGGCTGAGTTACCAAGCAATACACAAATTCATGAGGATTTGATGGGTTTTGCACGATCAATTTTGGCGCAGTCATGA
- a CDS encoding lysophospholipid acyltransferase family protein: MIWLRSLLFLISLVTYTPFYAVFCLITFPFLNEHTRYRIIQFWGRSIIFFLQVFCGVRFEVLGKENIQAVIDQPVVILSKHQSAWETIAFLQIFPKDLCYVFKRELLWIPFFGWVIGLLNMIHINRSDAGGSAISVANQGKERLKAGKWMILFPEGTRTPVGSHKPYRKGGARLAGLTGATVLPVAHNAGRCWPRNSFLKYPGLITVSIGPSIPSQGKSGDQLHEAVETWIEGEMRRIDPAAYQAK, translated from the coding sequence ATGATTTGGCTTCGTTCACTCCTTTTTTTGATTAGTCTTGTAACGTACACGCCGTTCTATGCGGTTTTTTGCTTAATAACCTTTCCCTTTCTGAACGAACATACTCGTTATCGCATTATTCAGTTCTGGGGTCGAAGTATTATCTTTTTTCTGCAAGTCTTTTGTGGGGTTCGGTTTGAAGTTCTCGGAAAAGAGAACATTCAGGCAGTAATTGATCAACCCGTGGTGATTCTTAGCAAGCATCAATCGGCCTGGGAAACGATTGCATTTTTACAGATCTTTCCTAAAGATCTCTGCTATGTGTTTAAACGGGAACTACTTTGGATTCCTTTTTTTGGTTGGGTGATTGGCTTACTCAATATGATTCATATCAATCGCTCTGATGCGGGCGGCTCCGCAATATCGGTTGCCAATCAAGGAAAGGAGCGTTTAAAAGCAGGTAAGTGGATGATTTTGTTTCCAGAAGGTACCCGTACGCCCGTTGGATCCCATAAGCCCTATCGCAAAGGCGGAGCCCGCTTAGCTGGACTCACGGGAGCTACCGTATTACCGGTGGCCCATAATGCAGGCCGCTGCTGGCCACGAAATAGTTTTTTGAAGTACCCTGGGCTCATTACCGTCTCGATTGGACCGTCAATCCCCTCCCAGGGCAAATCCGGGGATCAATTGCATGAGGCTGTAGAAACCTGGATCGAGGGTGAAATGCGACGAATTGACCCAGCGGCTTATCAAGCCAAATAA
- the rsmA gene encoding 16S rRNA (adenine(1518)-N(6)/adenine(1519)-N(6))-dimethyltransferase RsmA, whose product MHRARKRFGQNFLMDQGVIAAIVNALNPTPGMRVLEIGPGLGALTRPLLERLEKLEVLEIDRDIVQTWQAAKQGECLDGLIIHEGDALQFDFASWAKQAKLTNERCTLIGNLPYNISSPLLFHLIAAAPWVDEQIFMLQAEVVERITAPAGDSEYSRLSVMLQARYHVDYLMDVPPTAFEPQPKVDSAVIRMIPRADFSLTPAQWDSLSQIVALAFAQRRKMLRSNLQSIAEQLNLTDTELKARAQDISVERYVQWALMLSEK is encoded by the coding sequence ATGCATCGAGCACGTAAGCGCTTTGGACAGAACTTCCTGATGGATCAGGGAGTCATTGCTGCGATTGTGAATGCCTTAAACCCGACGCCCGGCATGCGCGTTCTTGAAATTGGCCCGGGGCTTGGTGCTTTAACCCGACCTTTACTTGAGCGCCTTGAAAAACTCGAGGTTCTTGAGATCGATCGAGACATTGTTCAGACATGGCAAGCGGCAAAACAGGGAGAGTGCTTGGACGGCCTAATTATTCACGAAGGCGATGCTCTTCAATTCGACTTTGCGAGCTGGGCTAAGCAAGCCAAGTTAACGAATGAGCGCTGCACCTTGATTGGTAACCTGCCATATAACATTTCGTCGCCTTTGCTATTTCATCTGATTGCAGCGGCCCCTTGGGTCGATGAACAAATCTTTATGTTGCAAGCTGAAGTAGTGGAACGTATCACTGCACCAGCGGGCGATTCGGAGTACAGCCGCCTGTCGGTCATGCTGCAAGCAAGATATCACGTGGATTACTTGATGGATGTGCCACCGACTGCGTTCGAGCCGCAGCCCAAAGTAGATTCTGCAGTGATTCGGATGATTCCACGCGCCGATTTTTCTTTAACACCAGCCCAATGGGACTCACTCAGTCAGATTGTGGCCTTAGCCTTTGCTCAGCGTCGCAAAATGCTACGCAGTAATTTGCAGAGTATTGCTGAGCAATTAAATCTGACCGATACGGAACTAAAAGCACGTGCCCAAGATATTTCAGTCGAGCGTTATGTTCAGTGGGCGTTGATGCTGTCAGAAAAATAA
- the pdxA gene encoding 4-hydroxythreonine-4-phosphate dehydrogenase PdxA has product MSKSVKLAVSTGEPAGIGPEVSLAAAKAFVAAHADVEISLFGDRQLFANEALPPQIQIAHIPLNHPPKSGVLDSANAQYVLSLIRTASDSCRVGQHHALVTAPVQKSILDTPQSPFTGHTEFLADLDHQHQVVMMLCGEIPQALSGKGQAIPLRVALATTHLPIRQVAGAIQFESLFNTLRIMQADLQARFGIAKPRIAVTGLNPHAGEDGHLGREELEVIIPVIEAAKHEGILASGPYPADTLFHADRLHSFDAVLAMYHDQGLAPFKFASFTEGVNVTLGLSYIRTSVDHGTALDIAGQGRADWRSMFAALRLARELALTKLNYDASST; this is encoded by the coding sequence ATGAGCAAGTCCGTTAAGCTCGCAGTGAGCACTGGGGAGCCGGCTGGCATTGGCCCTGAAGTTTCATTAGCAGCTGCCAAAGCCTTCGTAGCAGCCCATGCGGATGTAGAGATTAGTTTATTTGGCGATCGGCAGTTATTTGCAAATGAGGCATTGCCGCCCCAAATCCAAATTGCGCATATTCCCCTAAACCATCCGCCAAAATCCGGTGTTCTTGATTCAGCGAATGCGCAGTACGTACTTTCTTTGATTCGTACGGCTAGCGATTCATGTCGAGTTGGTCAACATCATGCACTGGTTACTGCTCCGGTCCAAAAAAGTATTTTGGATACTCCGCAGTCGCCATTTACTGGGCATACCGAGTTTTTGGCTGACCTCGATCACCAGCACCAGGTCGTCATGATGTTGTGCGGTGAAATCCCCCAAGCGCTCAGTGGTAAAGGGCAAGCAATCCCCTTGCGAGTCGCTCTTGCCACCACCCATTTGCCTATTCGTCAGGTTGCTGGTGCTATTCAGTTTGAGTCTCTATTCAATACCCTAAGAATCATGCAAGCGGATTTACAGGCGCGCTTTGGGATAGCAAAGCCTCGCATTGCGGTGACTGGTTTAAATCCCCATGCAGGAGAAGATGGCCATCTTGGTCGCGAGGAGCTTGAGGTGATTATTCCTGTGATTGAAGCTGCTAAACATGAAGGGATCCTGGCTTCTGGACCGTATCCAGCCGATACCTTATTTCATGCGGATCGGTTACATTCATTTGATGCAGTCTTAGCGATGTACCATGATCAAGGCTTAGCCCCTTTTAAATTTGCAAGTTTTACGGAGGGAGTGAATGTTACCTTGGGTCTTTCATACATCAGAACTTCCGTTGACCATGGCACAGCCCTCGATATCGCTGGGCAGGGTAGGGCAGATTGGCGTAGTATGTTTGCTGCTCTTCGCCTCGCCAGAGAGTTGGCCCTCACGAAATTAAATTACGATGCATCGAGCACGTAA